A genomic region of Zea mays cultivar B73 chromosome 6, Zm-B73-REFERENCE-NAM-5.0, whole genome shotgun sequence contains the following coding sequences:
- the LOC100278099 gene encoding uncharacterized protein LOC100278099 encodes MGQCSSSQHPEAEQQKQQQAAACVDIQKRQEQLRKKAAAHMNQPYQASSNDELVLLVSLDSITKIG; translated from the exons atgGGGCAGTGTTCGTCCTCCCAGCACCCAGAAGCAGAGCAGCAGAAGCAGCAGCAGGCGGCTGCCTGTGTTGACATCCAGAAAAG gcaggagcagctgcggaaGAAGGCGGCTGCGCACATGAACCAGCCATACCAGGCATCTAGCAATGACGAGCTGGTCCTCCTGGTGTCGCTGGATTCAATCACCAAGATTGGGTGA